The proteins below are encoded in one region of Oncorhynchus tshawytscha isolate Ot180627B linkage group LG04, Otsh_v2.0, whole genome shotgun sequence:
- the LOC112248423 gene encoding angiopoietin-related protein 2 → MELPVVLLFLVYGLVSGAKQPQGPRNPQESNPQARSKERESSEDGLERAFLYAGQRSRRAAAEPQQPDKCSYTFIVPQQKVTGAICVNRKEPDAALENRVNKQELELLNVELQKQKNQIETLQQLVEVDGGIVNEVKLLRKESRNMNSRVTQLYMQLLHEIIRKRDNTLELSQMENRILNQTSEMQQLTNRYKDLEHKYQHLATLANNQSVLIALLEEQCQGRPVSPPRPVPVPQPRPQPPPAPSPPINKPYQPPTYPRLTNQITNEIQSDQKSVLPVIPTMPSGTGSPSITTKPSGPWKDCLQALEDGHTASGMYLVKPENANKLMQVWCDQRHDPGGWTVIQRRLDGSVNFFRNWETYKQGFGNIDGEYWLGLENIYWLTNQRNYKLLVTLEDWSGRKVFAEYASFRLEPEADFYKLRVGRYHGNAGDSLTWHNGKQFTTLDRDHDAYTGNCAHYQKGGWWYNACAHSNLNGVWYRGGHYRSRYQDGVYWAEFRGGAYSLKKVSMMIRPNPNTFH, encoded by the exons ATGGAGCTCCCCGTGGTGCTGCTGTTCCTAGTGTATGGTCTTGTCTCTGGAGCCAAGCAGCCCCAGGGTCCGAGGAACCCTCAGGAGAGCAACCCCCAGGCCAGGAGCAAGGAAAGGGAGAGCAGTGAGGATGGCCTGGAGAGAGCGTTCCTGTATGCTGGGCAGAGGAGCAGGCGAGCCGCCGCCGAACCCCAGCAGCCCGACAAGTGTTCCTACACCTTCATCGTTCCCCAGCAGAAGGTGACAGGGGCCATCTGTGTGAACCGCAAGGAGCCGGATGCAGCGCTGGAGAACCGCGTCAACAAGCAGGAACTGGAGCTGTTGAACGTGGAGCTGCAGAAGCAGAAGAATCAGATCGAGACGCTGCAGCAGCTGGTTGAGGTGGACGGAGGTATCGTCAACGAGGTGAAGCTGCTGAGGAAGGAGAGCAGGAACATGAACTCCAGGGTGACCCAGCTCTACATGCAGCTGCTACACGAGATCATCAGGAAGAGGGACAACACCCTGGAGCTGTCCCAAATGGAGAACCGTATCCTCAACCAGACCTCGGAGATGCAGCAGCTCACTAACCGCTACAAGGACCTGGAGCACAAGTACCAGCACCTGGCCACTCTGGCCAACAACCAGTCGGTCCTCATCGCCCTGCTGGAGGAGCAGTGCCAGGGTCGGCCCGTCAGCCCCCCTCGCCCTGTTCCCGTCCCCCAGCCAAGGCCACAGCCCCCACCTGCACCATCACCACCCATCAACAAGCCCTACCAACCTCCCACCTACCCACGCCTCACCAACCAGATCACCAACGAGATTCAGAGTGACCAGAAGTCTGTACTGCCTGTCATTCCTACCATGCCCAGCGGCACAGGCAGCCCCTCTATCACTACCAAACCCTCTG GGCCATGGAAGGACTGCCTACAGGCCCTTGAGGATGGCCACACGGCCAGTGGCATGTACCTGGTGAAGCCAGAGAACGCCAACAAACTAATGCAGGTGTGGTGTGACCAGAGACACGACCCTGGTGGCTGGACCGTCATCCAGAGGAGGCTGGACGGATCAGTCAACTTCttcaggaactgggagacttACAAG CAAGGCTTTGGGAACATCGATGGAGAGTATTGGCTGGGCCTAGAGAACATCTACTGGCTGACCAACCAGAGGAACTACAAGCTGCTGGTGACTCTGGAAGATTGGTCTGGGAGGAAGGTGTTTGCAGAGTACGCCAGCTTCAGGCTGGAGCCTGAGGCAGACTTCTACAAGCTCAGGGTGGGCCGCTACCATGGCAACGCCGGAGACTCCCTCACCTGGCACAATGGCAAACAGTTCACTACGCTGGACAGAGACCATGATGCATATACAG GTAACTGTGCCCACTACCAgaagggaggctggtggtacaaTGCATGTGCCCATTCTAACCTCAACGGAGTATGGTACAGAGGAGGACACTACCGCAGTCGCTACCAAGATGGAGTCTACTGGGCTGAATTCAGAGGAGGTGCCTACTCCCTGAAGAAAGTATCTATGATGATACGACCGAACCCAAACACCTTTCATTAA